A part of Rhodothermales bacterium genomic DNA contains:
- a CDS encoding DinB family protein produces MSSLKHPHLIELAAHVDEIRSFAADLKAQLRPEQLRWKPGDDEWSVAECLDHLVSTGYLYYPRLEEALDSVNSDGDLSPYEPSVLGKLFIWTISPDAGIKVRAFEPFEPKHPKEDVAILDMFDGQQSELLELISRADTVNINGGKFTTPGLVRLTIGEGLTMVVQHQRRHVLQIERLRDHPNFPIDGAA; encoded by the coding sequence GTGAGTTCTCTGAAACACCCACATCTGATAGAACTGGCGGCCCATGTGGACGAGATTCGTTCGTTCGCGGCAGACCTGAAAGCGCAGCTTCGGCCGGAGCAGCTTCGATGGAAACCCGGTGATGATGAATGGAGTGTCGCCGAATGTCTTGATCACCTCGTGAGCACGGGGTATCTATATTATCCCAGACTCGAAGAAGCCCTCGACAGCGTCAACTCCGATGGCGACCTGTCTCCCTACGAACCGTCCGTTCTGGGCAAGCTGTTTATCTGGACGATATCTCCTGACGCCGGTATCAAGGTCCGTGCCTTCGAACCGTTCGAGCCGAAGCACCCGAAAGAGGACGTAGCAATTCTGGACATGTTCGACGGTCAGCAGAGCGAACTCCTCGAACTCATTTCTCGTGCCGACACCGTGAATATCAACGGTGGCAAGTTCACTACACCTGGTCTGGTACGTCTGACGATCGGCGAGGGCCTGACCATGGTCGTCCAGCACCAGCGACGTCACGTACTTCAGATCGAACGACTGCGCGACCATCCGAATTTTCCCATCGACGGAGCGGCTTGA
- a CDS encoding O-acetyl-ADP-ribose deacetylase yields the protein MNQDASRLTVSQGDITAQRVDAIVNAANASLLGGGGVDGAIHRAAGPGLLAECRGLGGCPTGEARITKAYDLPARFVIHTVGPVWHGGKDDEAALLARCYRSSLELGGANGVRSIAFPAISCGVYRFPIQRAARIAVREVLKFLAHNESYEEVRLICFDSKTFAAFVAAREKALRASGDIAANR from the coding sequence ATGAATCAAGATGCGAGCCGCCTGACTGTGTCTCAGGGCGACATCACAGCGCAACGGGTGGATGCCATCGTTAACGCCGCGAACGCGTCACTGCTTGGCGGAGGTGGCGTCGATGGTGCGATCCACCGCGCAGCCGGTCCCGGACTGCTCGCGGAATGCCGCGGACTTGGAGGATGCCCTACGGGTGAAGCACGGATCACGAAAGCGTACGATCTGCCGGCGCGATTCGTGATTCACACGGTTGGCCCAGTGTGGCATGGCGGCAAGGATGATGAGGCTGCCCTTCTTGCGCGCTGCTATCGTAGCTCACTTGAGCTTGGCGGTGCAAACGGCGTGCGCTCGATCGCTTTTCCGGCTATCAGCTGTGGAGTTTATCGTTTCCCGATTCAAAGGGCTGCACGAATCGCCGTCCGCGAGGTCCTGAAGTTTCTTGCACACAATGAGTCGTATGAAGAAGTCCGCCTGATCTGTTTTGATTCGAAGACGTTCGCAGCATTCGTCGCTGCACGGGAGAAAGCCCTCCGAGCTTCCGGCGACATAGCGGCGAATCGGTAA
- a CDS encoding CHAD domain-containing protein, producing the protein METTIITLLCESGRTLSTETAHLLRESVGFTPEDIHKIRVASKRLRAYWILAAPAVGKPVAKEHAGDLRNAARTLSGPRDDFVRTEVLTELADGARKKDRRAISLIRDELFGSLLPANLSPTEIGALGLEQTLLRDATRWDEARMALEGRDDDDLVRQGFQRTFARARDAASIALDLDTATGYHRWRRWVKYTYYQYSWVALDGDRPASTIEKRIKRLGSLLGRLHDIHQLQDDLDARSLRASSPRAFRRVRTAVLSGELDLKKEIDRLAPKVMDRKPGAVSHKLMKAFRQSRSRMAERTRGLQYHSLSSHEGDGAAGIVHTADSDLKA; encoded by the coding sequence ATGGAGACCACGATTATTACACTGCTGTGCGAATCCGGCCGCACGCTGTCGACGGAAACAGCGCACTTACTGCGTGAGTCCGTCGGCTTCACGCCGGAAGACATACATAAGATCAGAGTTGCGTCGAAGCGCCTCAGGGCGTACTGGATTCTCGCCGCACCGGCTGTTGGCAAACCTGTGGCGAAGGAGCATGCCGGAGACCTCAGAAATGCGGCTCGAACGTTGTCCGGACCCAGAGACGATTTCGTCCGAACTGAAGTGCTCACTGAGCTGGCAGACGGCGCGAGGAAGAAAGATCGTCGGGCAATATCACTCATACGCGACGAGCTATTTGGTTCGCTTTTGCCAGCGAACTTAAGTCCGACAGAGATCGGCGCGCTCGGCCTGGAGCAGACGTTGCTGCGTGATGCCACTCGTTGGGACGAGGCCAGGATGGCGCTTGAAGGCCGAGATGATGACGACCTGGTACGTCAAGGGTTTCAGCGGACATTCGCGAGAGCCCGGGACGCCGCCAGCATCGCGCTCGATCTTGATACGGCGACTGGATATCATCGCTGGCGACGCTGGGTGAAATACACGTACTATCAGTACTCGTGGGTGGCACTGGACGGCGATCGTCCAGCGAGCACCATCGAAAAACGAATCAAGCGACTCGGAAGCTTGCTCGGTCGGCTGCATGACATCCATCAGCTTCAGGATGATCTGGATGCCCGCTCGCTACGGGCGTCTAGTCCGCGCGCCTTCAGGCGTGTGCGCACCGCGGTGCTGTCGGGAGAACTGGACTTGAAGAAGGAAATCGACCGGCTTGCGCCAAAAGTGATGGATCGCAAACCCGGTGCGGTCAGTCATAAACTGATGAAGGCGTTCCGGCAATCGCGTTCGAGAATGGCGGAGCGCACTCGCGGCCTGCAGTACCACTCGCTGTCCAGTCATGAAGGAGACGGCGCGGCGGGAATAGTCCATACTGCTGATTCGGATTTAAAGGCGTGA